The Desulfuromonadaceae bacterium genome contains the following window.
GGTGGGGGGGAGGAGGTGTGCAGGGATGAATGACGGGGCAGACGGACCGATTTCTTTTATGTTATTGTCGGGGACACAACCCCAGGAAAGCAGGTCATTATGAAACAACCGGAGCTGTTGGTTCCCGCCGGGAATATCGAAAAATTACGTACAGCAATCAATTACGGAGCAGATGCTGTTTATGTCGGTGGCGAGCATTTCGGGTTGCGGGCGTTAGCCGGCAACTTCAGCCTGGCCGATTTGCGCCTTGCCCGCACGCTGACGCGGGACGCCGGGAAGCGGTTGTATCTGACCTTGAATGCCTATTTGCGCCCCTCAGAATTCCCGGCGCTGGAAGCGTATCTGACGGCATTGCAGCCGTTGGCGATTGATGCCTATATTGTCTCTGATCCGGGGGTGCTGGCGACGGTGCGACGCTGCGATCCGCAGCGGGAGATCCATCTTTCTACCCAGGCCAACACGGGGAACACCGCCGCTGCCAAATTCTGGCGGGAGGCAGGGGTGTCGCGCATCAATCTGGCTCGTGAAGCGACCCTTGACGACCTGCGGGCGATCAGCGTCGATTCCGGAGTTGAGGTCGAAGTGTTTGTCCATGGCGCGATGTGCGTTGCTTATTCGGGGCGCTGTCTCCTCTCGGCGGCGATGACCGGACGCAGCGCCAATGCCGGAGCGTGCGCCCACCCGTGTCGCTGGAAATATGCGCTGGTCGAGGAAACGCGCCGCGCTGAAAGTTTTCCGATCGAAGAGGATGCGCGCGGTACCTACATCATGAACAGTCGCGATCTTTGCCTGATCGACCATCTGCCAGAAGTGCTGAACGCCGGTGCGACCAGCCTGAAGATTGAAGGGCGGATGAAAAGTGTTTATTACGTGGCGGTTGTCTCGCGCGTGTATCGCGCCGCCCTCGATGCCTGGCTGGCTGATCCCGCCGCCTATCGCTGCAACCCTCTCTGGCGGCAGGAGCTGGAAAAAGTCAGTCATCGCCCCTATGACAGCGGATTTTTGTTCGGCCAGGATGACCCTTTGATTGAACCGCAGCGCTCCGGTTATTTACGCAGCACTGATTTTATCGGCATGGTTGAATCGGTCAGTGCCGATGGTCGTGCGCTGGTGATCGGCCGGAATCGCTTTTTCCCTGGCGAACAGCTCGAATTGATCGGCCCGGCGCTGCGCCAGTTCCGCTTCACGGTCGCGACACTCCACAGTGAAGAGGGGATGGTACTGACTGTCGGGCAGCCGAATGCGCGCATCGTGATGACGCTGCCGCCTGGTGCCCGATCGGGAGATATGTTGCGCAGAGATCACTGAATGCTCCAAAAGGGGGAGGGGAAGAAACAAAGCCCCGCGGGGGCGAGGGGCTTGACTGCATAACAGGGCAGAGGAGGCAGATGTGAGGCTGCCGGGTGTGGCATTTGCGCAACAATCTCGTCGGGAGCTGTGCAGGCTGTCTGTGGAAAGTCTTGTCATTTCATCAAGTTAGTGTTTTCTTAAACCGGTGGCATGCTCTTTGTATAATAGTATCCACGATTACTTGTGCTGAACGTTAACCACAAAATTCTCGGGGGTTTCCACATGAAGCGTTTCGTTTTTTCATTACTGATTGTTCTGCTGAGTGCCAGTTCGGCACCGGCGGCAAAATATGATCTGGGCTTTGCATCAGGGACCACCAACGATATCTTTGCGAAAGTGTCCCGTGAAGCCGGGATGATGACCGCCTATCGCGGGGTGGCACCGGCAGAGCCGCAGGGAATTACCGGTTTTGACATCGGTGTCGCGGTCAATTTTGCCGAAATCGACAGCGACCTTTGGGAACAGGCGGTCGGTACGAGCTCGACCGACTATCCCGGTTACTTGCCGATCCCCAAAATTCAGGTACGCAAAGGACTCCCTTACAATTTTGATATTGGTGCCAGTTACGCCAAGGTTCCGAGCAGTAACCTCACCATGGTTGGTGGTGAATTGCAGTGGGCGATTCTGGAGGGTTCGACCGCCACTCCTGCCGTCGCGGTGCGGGGCAGTTACAGCAGCCTCGGCGGCGTTGATGACATTGAGTTGTCGACCTATGCCGCGGATCTGGTGGTAAGCAAGGGGTTTGCCATGCTCACCCCTTATGCCGGGGCCGGTGTGGTGCGGATCAATGCGGAATATAGCGGCGATGATATGTCGCTGAAGGATGACCTTCGCGATTATTCAACGACCGAACTGCGGTATTTCGGTGGTGTCCAGATGTCGATGGCGTTAGTGCGTTTGACCATCGATGCTGAATTCGGAGAACTTCCTGTCTACACGGCCAAGCTCAGCCTCGGCTGGTAAACTGCATTTGGACCGATCAACAACAAAAGCCCGTCGTCAACGACGGGCTTTTGTTGTTACGAAGGGCGGGAAAAAAGGTTGACAGTTTCGTCCGCTCCAATAAGATGTCAGGTGCTATGAAATTCACCGTTTGGCCGAAGGTGTTCTGACCGCCCTGGTCAAGCTTACATACTCACGGGAGAGATGGAGAAAGATTGATGCTGATGCGCTGGTTGATCGCCGGGTTGATCGTTGCTTTGCTGGCGGGGTGTGCCGGTTCCGGTCCGCAGATAAAAAAGTCTGTCAAATTTTCTGAACCTGCTGAAAAAATTCTTTACGTAGTGCCGTTTTCAACAATCATGGTGCCTCTCGATGTCGAAGAGAGTGTTTTTGACCAGTTTGTTGACATGCTTAACGCTCAAGGTTCCGGTTCCGGTTACAAATTCGTCATCCTCAAACAAGATCTCGACACCATTGATCGCGCTGAATTGGCTGAATATTATTATCTGACCGGGGAGATTTACGGTTATGTCGAGGAATCGGGGTGTTGTTCCACCAATATGCGCCTGAAAAGTCGCGTTCAACTTTTTCAGCCGGGGCAAGTCGAACCGACGCTGCAACTCTCCTACCCCCGTGAAACCTTTTTTGAACATGATTATTCAACCATCGGCAACGAGCGCCGCAAGCTGACCGCTGACATCTCCGCAACGTTGGCGGAAGGGATATTGCGCGCGTTGAACGCGATTTAACCCGCCCAGAGAATTATTTCATTTTATTCCCTGATAAGCCCTTGACATTCATGCGAGTCTGATTATATTTACCATGCCTTAGCACTCGGACACCGTGAGTGCCAGGCGGATCGGCTCCTGGAGTCTCTGGCCGATCCGCTTTTGTTTAAGCAACAGTTGGGGGATCACCCCCCGCATTATATTGAACCGCGAAAGGAGATTTGGATCATGAACATCAGACCGTTGCAGGACCGTATCATTGTCAAGCGCCTCGAAGAAGAAACCAAAACCGCCGGGGGAATCATCATCCCCGATGCTGCTAAAGAAAAACCGCAGATGGGCGAAGTTCTCGCTGCCGGAAAGGGCAAAGTGACGGAGGCAGGAAAAGTTCTCGGTCTCGACGTCAAGGTCGGCGACAAAGTGCTGTTCAGCAAGTACGCCGGCACTGAAGTCAAGCTTGACGGGAAAGAATACCTGATCATGCGCGAAGACGACATTCTGGGTGTTGTCGAATAATTTTTGACCACTACATTTGATTGAGGAGAATAGAAAAGATGGCTGCCAAAGAAATTAAATTCGGACAAGAAGCTCGTTTCCTGACCCTGACCGGGGTCAACAAACTCGCCGATGCGGTTAAAGTTACCCTCGGTCCCAAGGGGCGTAACGTCGTGATTGAAAAATCGTACGGTGCACCACTGATTACCAAGGACGGCGTCACCGTTGCCAAGGAAATCGAACTCGAAAACAAATTCGAGAACATGGGTGCGCAACTGGTCAAGGAAGTCGCTTCGAAGACTTCTGATATCGCCGGTGACGGAACCACCACCGCGACCGTTCTCGCTCAGGCAATCTTCCGTGAAGGGATCAAGCTGGTTTCCGCCGGTCATAACCCGATGGAAATCAAGCGCGGTATCGACAAAGCCGTAACCGCCGCCGTTGCTTCCTTGGAGAAACTCTCCAAGCCGGTGAAAGATCACAAGGAAATTGCTCAGGTCGGCACCATCTCGGCCAACAATGACGATACGATCGGCAATATCATTGCCGAGGCGATGGACAAGGTTGGCAAAGAAGGGGTTATCACCGTCGAGGAAGCCAAGTCGATGGAAACCTCTCTCGAAACTGTCGAAGGGATGCAGTTTGATCGCGGCTATCTGTCGCCGTACTTCGCGACCGACATGGAGCGCATGGAAACGGTCATGGAGGATGCACTGATCCTGATCCACGACAAGAAGATCAGCAGCATGAAAGATCTGCTCGGCGTGCTGGAGCCGGTGGCCAAGCAAGGGCGTTCACTGCTGATTGTTGCTGAAGATGTTGACGGCGAAGCGCTGGCCACCCTGGTGGTCAACAAATTGCGTGGCACCCTCAATATTGCTGCGGTCAAAGCGCCTGGTTTTGGCGACCGTCGCAAGGCGATGCTCGAAGATATCGCGGTCCTCACCGGTGGCAAGGTGATCGCCGAGGAAGTTGGTTTTACCCTCGAAAACGCTACCCTCGATATGCTCGGCACCGCCAAGCGGATCGTGATCAACAAAGACAATACCACCATCATTGACGGTGCCGGTGTCGAAGCTGAGATCGAAGGACGCGTCAAGCAGATTCGCGCCCAGATCGACGAAACCAGCAGCGACTATGACCGTGAGAAGCTTCAGGAGCGTCTTGCCAAACTGGTCGGCGGCGTTGCTGTCATCAAGATTGGCGCTGCGACCGAGACCGAAATGAAAGAAAAGAAAGCGCGCGTCGAAGATGCGCTGCACGCCACCCGCGCGGCGGTTGAAGAGGGCATTGTCCCTGGCGGCGGAGTTGCCCTGATTCGTGCCATTGCAGCGCTTGACTCCGTCAAGGTGATCGGTGAGCAGGAGTTCGGTGTCAAGATCGTACGCCGTGCGCTCGAAGAGCCGTTGCGTCAGATTGCGATCAACGCCGGAGTTGAAGGTTCGATCGCCATCGACCGCGTGACTAAAGAAAAAGGTTCTTTCGGCTTCAACGCGGCCACTGACGAGTATTGCGACATGATCAAGGCCGGGATCATCGACCCGACCAAGGTTACCCGCAGTGCGCTGCAAAACGCCGCATCGGTGGCTGGTCTGATGTTGACCACCGAAGCGTGCATCGCCGATCTGCCGCAGAAGGACGACGCAATGCCGGCAATGCCAGGTGGGATGGGCGGCATGGGTGGTATGGGCGGCATGATGTAATTCGCCCCACCGCTACCACTGCACGAAAAAAACAGCCCCCCGGTTCGCCGGGGGGCTGTTTTGATATGCGCCGGTTTTGCCCGGCGGACGGCGGTTCGTGGTCCGATCGAATGAACACTCAGTCCGAGTTGGGGTTCGCTCTTGACGGGGATCGCGCAAGTACTTTTGTCAAAGGCTGAGTTTGTAAATGGCGCGCCGCGAGGGATTCGAACCCCCGACACCCGGTTCCGAAGACCGGTGCTCTATCCAGCTGAGCTAGCGGCGCGTAATTAGTGGCTATTCCTCCGCAGGGGATTCTTCGGCAGTTTTTTCCGGTGCAACAGAGAGGGGGGGCTCCGTTGTTTGTGCCGGAGCTGGCTCCTTGCCCTCCTCCGGTTGCATGACAATATAAGCATTTTTTTTGAGTTCGGCAATCCATTCCTTAAAGCGAGCCTGGGATTTTTCTTCCTGTAGACGGGCCTCTATGGAGTCTTTCACTTCCTCAAGCGGAGTCACGCCGCCCGGGATCCTTTCCGCCACGATAAGCAGATGCAGCATCTCGTTTTGAGCAACGATGGGACTGACTGCACCATCGGGTAAATCTTTAATTGCCGTGACAAACTCCGGAGCCAGTTCGCGCTCGGCAAAACGGCCCATCTCGCCACCGATCACC
Protein-coding sequences here:
- a CDS encoding U32 family peptidase — encoded protein: MKQPELLVPAGNIEKLRTAINYGADAVYVGGEHFGLRALAGNFSLADLRLARTLTRDAGKRLYLTLNAYLRPSEFPALEAYLTALQPLAIDAYIVSDPGVLATVRRCDPQREIHLSTQANTGNTAAAKFWREAGVSRINLAREATLDDLRAISVDSGVEVEVFVHGAMCVAYSGRCLLSAAMTGRSANAGACAHPCRWKYALVEETRRAESFPIEEDARGTYIMNSRDLCLIDHLPEVLNAGATSLKIEGRMKSVYYVAVVSRVYRAALDAWLADPAAYRCNPLWRQELEKVSHRPYDSGFLFGQDDPLIEPQRSGYLRSTDFIGMVESVSADGRALVIGRNRFFPGEQLELIGPALRQFRFTVATLHSEEGMVLTVGQPNARIVMTLPPGARSGDMLRRDH
- the groES gene encoding co-chaperone GroES, whose protein sequence is MNIRPLQDRIIVKRLEEETKTAGGIIIPDAAKEKPQMGEVLAAGKGKVTEAGKVLGLDVKVGDKVLFSKYAGTEVKLDGKEYLIMREDDILGVVE
- the groL gene encoding chaperonin GroEL (60 kDa chaperone family; promotes refolding of misfolded polypeptides especially under stressful conditions; forms two stacked rings of heptamers to form a barrel-shaped 14mer; ends can be capped by GroES; misfolded proteins enter the barrel where they are refolded when GroES binds) gives rise to the protein MAAKEIKFGQEARFLTLTGVNKLADAVKVTLGPKGRNVVIEKSYGAPLITKDGVTVAKEIELENKFENMGAQLVKEVASKTSDIAGDGTTTATVLAQAIFREGIKLVSAGHNPMEIKRGIDKAVTAAVASLEKLSKPVKDHKEIAQVGTISANNDDTIGNIIAEAMDKVGKEGVITVEEAKSMETSLETVEGMQFDRGYLSPYFATDMERMETVMEDALILIHDKKISSMKDLLGVLEPVAKQGRSLLIVAEDVDGEALATLVVNKLRGTLNIAAVKAPGFGDRRKAMLEDIAVLTGGKVIAEEVGFTLENATLDMLGTAKRIVINKDNTTIIDGAGVEAEIEGRVKQIRAQIDETSSDYDREKLQERLAKLVGGVAVIKIGAATETEMKEKKARVEDALHATRAAVEEGIVPGGGVALIRAIAALDSVKVIGEQEFGVKIVRRALEEPLRQIAINAGVEGSIAIDRVTKEKGSFGFNAATDEYCDMIKAGIIDPTKVTRSALQNAASVAGLMLTTEACIADLPQKDDAMPAMPGGMGGMGGMGGMM